In Microbacterium foliorum, the following proteins share a genomic window:
- a CDS encoding SDR family oxidoreductase: protein MPRKNAEQTIPPFHGARAVITGASDGIGMGIATRLAAAGAEVVMPVRNRTKGEAAIARIRETTPQARISLRDLDLSSLDSVAAFASTLQDDGEPISILINNAGVMTPPDRSTTADDFELQFGANHLGHFALVGRLLPLLVAGEARVVSQISVAADSGGINWDDLQWERSYNGMRAYSQSKIAFGMFALELQRRSEAEGWGITSLLSHPGVAPTNLLAAQPDLGRATQTPARRVIDALSRRGLIVGTAESAGLPALYAATSADAVGGGFYGPSGIGHLGGPPAPQKLYSRLRDDASARRIWDVSEKLTGVPFETR, encoded by the coding sequence ATGCCGCGGAAGAACGCAGAACAGACCATCCCGCCGTTCCACGGTGCGCGCGCCGTTATCACCGGAGCAAGCGACGGAATCGGGATGGGCATCGCCACGCGTCTCGCCGCCGCGGGCGCGGAGGTCGTCATGCCCGTCCGCAATCGGACCAAGGGCGAGGCGGCGATCGCTCGCATCCGTGAGACGACTCCGCAGGCACGCATCTCGCTGCGGGATCTCGATCTCTCGTCGCTCGACTCGGTCGCCGCATTCGCATCGACGCTGCAAGACGACGGAGAGCCGATCAGCATCCTCATCAACAACGCCGGAGTGATGACGCCGCCCGACCGCAGCACCACGGCGGACGACTTCGAGCTGCAGTTCGGTGCCAACCATCTGGGGCACTTCGCACTCGTCGGACGGCTGCTCCCCCTGCTCGTGGCCGGTGAAGCCAGGGTCGTGTCGCAGATCAGCGTCGCGGCCGACAGCGGAGGCATCAACTGGGACGACCTGCAGTGGGAGCGCTCGTACAACGGGATGCGCGCCTACAGCCAGTCCAAGATCGCGTTCGGAATGTTCGCGCTCGAACTTCAGCGACGCAGCGAGGCCGAGGGATGGGGCATCACCAGCCTGCTCTCGCACCCGGGGGTCGCACCGACGAACCTGCTGGCCGCGCAGCCGGATCTCGGCCGCGCGACGCAGACGCCAGCGCGCCGCGTCATCGACGCGCTCTCACGCCGAGGTCTGATCGTCGGCACCGCCGAGTCCGCAGGACTTCCCGCGCTCTACGCGGCGACCTCAGCGGATGCCGTCGGCGGAGGGTTCTACGGGCCGTCGGGGATCGGTCACCTCGGCGGCCCGCCCGCGCCCCAGAAGCTCTACTCGCGTCTGCGGGACGATGCGTCGGCCCGGAGGATCTGGGACGTGTCCGAGAAGCTCACCGGGGTGCCTTTCGAGACGCGGTGA
- a CDS encoding helix-turn-helix transcriptional regulator, whose translation MAVDRRGLAEFLRTRREALQPEDVGLARGERRRTDGLRREEAASLCHMSTDYYARLEQERGPQPSDQMVAAIAQGLHLSLAERDHLFALAGHTPPARGAESDHVSPGMLRIFDRLYDTPAEVVTELGETLRQSPLGSALVGDLVGLRGPSRSIGYRWFTDPSARLIYDPEDHPFLSRLWVSGLREIAARRGPGSRAARYVELLTDRSEEFRRIWKKHEVGLRPGATKRFIHPELGRLELTCQTLVDPEQSHSLLVYTAAPGSESHEKLRLLSVIGGQRFVGDPAPTTSGGKTDG comes from the coding sequence ATGGCGGTGGACCGACGGGGGCTCGCGGAGTTCTTGAGAACGAGGCGCGAGGCGCTGCAACCCGAGGATGTCGGGCTCGCCCGCGGAGAGCGGCGACGCACCGACGGCCTGCGAAGAGAGGAAGCGGCTTCGCTGTGCCACATGTCGACCGACTACTACGCGCGGCTCGAACAGGAACGCGGGCCCCAGCCCTCCGACCAGATGGTGGCGGCGATCGCCCAGGGACTGCACCTCTCGCTGGCAGAGCGAGACCATCTCTTCGCCCTCGCCGGTCACACGCCACCGGCGCGGGGCGCCGAGAGCGACCATGTGAGTCCGGGAATGCTGCGGATCTTCGATCGACTGTATGACACTCCCGCCGAGGTGGTCACCGAACTCGGCGAGACTCTGCGTCAGAGCCCGTTGGGCAGTGCCCTGGTGGGGGATCTCGTCGGTCTCCGTGGCCCTTCGCGCAGCATCGGATATCGATGGTTCACCGACCCCTCCGCCCGGCTGATCTACGACCCGGAGGATCATCCGTTCCTCTCCCGGCTGTGGGTGTCGGGGCTGCGTGAGATCGCCGCTCGTCGGGGCCCTGGGTCTCGGGCGGCGCGTTATGTCGAGCTCCTGACGGACCGGAGCGAGGAGTTCCGACGCATCTGGAAGAAGCACGAGGTAGGCCTTCGCCCCGGCGCGACCAAGCGCTTCATACATCCCGAGCTCGGGCGTCTCGAGCTCACGTGCCAGACGCTCGTCGATCCTGAGCAGTCGCACTCCCTGCTGGTCTACACCGCGGCGCCGGGCAGCGAGAGCCACGAGAAGCTGCGGCTTCTCTCGGTGATCGGTGGTCAGAGATTCGTCGGCGATCCCGCGCCGACCACTTCAGGCGGCAAGACCGACGGCTGA
- a CDS encoding acyl-CoA dehydrogenase family protein gives MSTAASPLPGERVSSYDITGRQDSDYYAVFAGIPDADRAAWDRAKAYIDEVGPQMADAWDRAEYPLDAARRMGEMDLVVDGIEHPSLTHLSPLAAGLVNMEISRGDGSLGTVLAVQGGLALRTLALFGSPEQQEKWLTALADSSVFGSFALTEPDHGSDSVSLETVARRDGDEWVIRGTKKWIGNGASGGITFVWARVDDETAAEHGAVRCFLVEQDTPGYTGTPIRGKASLRAIHQAHIVLDDVRVPLDSVLPGTKSFKDASIVLYATRSGVAWSALGHATACYEAALAYSTQRIQFGKPLAKFQMVQERLTHMLEDLTAMQLYCRRLADLETAGELRPTQASLAKFHNTRAARRVASIARDLLGGNGILLENGVMQHMADIEAIHTYEGTESVQALLLGRDITGMSAFA, from the coding sequence ATGAGCACCGCAGCCTCCCCCCTGCCCGGCGAGCGCGTCTCGTCGTACGACATCACCGGGCGACAGGACAGCGACTACTACGCCGTCTTCGCCGGCATCCCCGACGCCGATCGTGCCGCCTGGGATCGCGCGAAGGCGTACATCGACGAGGTCGGACCGCAGATGGCGGATGCCTGGGACCGCGCCGAGTACCCGCTCGACGCCGCCCGCCGCATGGGCGAGATGGACCTGGTCGTCGACGGCATCGAGCATCCGTCGCTCACTCACCTCTCCCCTCTCGCGGCGGGGCTCGTCAACATGGAGATCTCCCGCGGCGATGGGTCTCTCGGCACCGTGCTCGCCGTGCAGGGCGGGCTCGCACTGCGCACTCTCGCGCTCTTCGGTTCACCCGAGCAGCAGGAGAAGTGGCTGACGGCGCTCGCCGACAGCTCAGTCTTCGGCTCCTTCGCCCTCACCGAACCCGACCACGGGTCGGACTCCGTCTCGCTCGAGACCGTCGCACGCCGCGATGGCGACGAATGGGTCATCCGCGGAACGAAGAAGTGGATCGGCAACGGCGCCTCGGGCGGCATCACGTTCGTGTGGGCCCGTGTCGATGACGAGACCGCGGCCGAGCACGGTGCCGTGCGGTGCTTCCTCGTCGAACAGGACACCCCCGGATACACCGGGACCCCGATCCGCGGCAAGGCATCGCTCCGAGCCATCCACCAGGCGCACATCGTGCTCGACGACGTGCGGGTGCCGCTGGACTCCGTGCTGCCGGGGACGAAGAGCTTCAAGGACGCCTCGATCGTGCTCTACGCGACCCGTTCGGGCGTCGCCTGGTCGGCGCTCGGTCATGCGACCGCCTGCTACGAGGCCGCGCTCGCCTACTCGACGCAGCGCATCCAATTCGGCAAGCCGCTGGCCAAGTTCCAGATGGTGCAGGAGCGACTCACCCACATGCTCGAGGACCTCACCGCGATGCAGCTCTACTGCCGCCGCCTGGCCGACCTCGAGACGGCCGGCGAACTCCGCCCCACGCAGGCGTCACTGGCGAAGTTCCACAACACGCGCGCGGCACGGCGCGTGGCGTCCATCGCCCGCGATCTGCTCGGCGGCAACGGCATCCTGCTCGAGAACGGCGTGATGCAGCACATGGCCGACATCGAGGCGATCCACACCTACGAGGGCACCGAGAGCGTGCAGGCCCTGCTGCTCGGCCGTGACATCACCGGGATGAGCGCCTTCGCCTGA
- a CDS encoding WXG100 family type VII secretion target, which produces MRSPPCSGYAGVMTPVRAYDPSRISTAGMVIAQAHDDIAEALAHLDAEVSTLRSGWNGEATDAYSRAQALWTTRLAEMNRILELASTAAGNSAARYSRGRAKIAARWS; this is translated from the coding sequence ATGCGTTCTCCTCCGTGCAGCGGCTACGCTGGCGTCATGACACCCGTCAGAGCGTACGATCCGAGCCGGATATCGACCGCCGGTATGGTCATCGCCCAGGCCCACGACGACATCGCCGAAGCCCTAGCGCATCTCGATGCCGAGGTGAGCACGTTGCGATCGGGATGGAACGGTGAGGCGACCGATGCCTATTCCCGCGCGCAGGCCCTGTGGACGACGCGGCTGGCGGAGATGAACCGCATCCTCGAGCTCGCGAGCACCGCCGCGGGCAACAGCGCCGCGCGATACTCTCGCGGCCGCGCGAAGATTGCGGCCCGCTGGTCATGA
- a CDS encoding TetR/AcrR family transcriptional regulator: MHESAELRTGVVAAALELFASQGFDQTSVEQIAKAAGVSRSTFFRQFGGKEDVVFADHEVLLEQLRTFLAEGHDDPWGAVCAASESVFAHFAHDPELARRRYQIVRQVPVLREREIITVFRYERLFDDYLRSSLPGIDPLDAVGFSALVTAVHNHVLRQLLRGKKKVPLSTLQTALADVRRRYGVPSEAVAEAPDDVVVAVFPRSMPIAEVTRRLRTQLD, from the coding sequence ATGCACGAATCCGCAGAACTGCGCACCGGCGTCGTGGCCGCTGCACTCGAGCTCTTCGCATCACAGGGTTTCGATCAGACCTCCGTCGAGCAGATCGCGAAGGCCGCAGGAGTCTCGCGTTCGACGTTCTTCCGCCAGTTCGGCGGCAAAGAGGATGTCGTCTTCGCAGACCACGAGGTGCTGCTCGAGCAGCTGCGGACGTTCCTCGCCGAGGGACACGACGACCCCTGGGGCGCAGTGTGCGCGGCATCCGAGTCGGTCTTCGCCCACTTCGCGCACGACCCGGAACTCGCGCGTCGGCGCTACCAGATCGTGCGTCAGGTGCCGGTGCTCCGTGAGCGCGAGATCATCACGGTGTTCCGCTACGAGCGGCTGTTCGACGACTACCTGCGCAGCTCGCTTCCCGGCATCGACCCTCTGGATGCCGTCGGGTTCTCGGCCCTCGTCACCGCGGTGCACAACCATGTGCTGCGGCAGCTGCTGCGCGGCAAGAAGAAGGTGCCGCTCTCGACACTGCAGACGGCCCTCGCCGACGTGCGCCGCCGTTACGGCGTGCCCTCGGAAGCGGTCGCCGAGGCGCCGGACGACGTCGTCGTCGCGGTGTTCCCCCGTTCGATGCCGATCGCCGAGGTCACCCGGCGCCTGCGCACGCAGCTCGACTGA
- a CDS encoding S8 family serine peptidase gives MDARAGVVTMSGAVSRLADELSEPTVESVTAALRAGVLLVTALPNGDSSTIPELMTTNGVVNVASVDASAQPAKNKAGGEMINDDVDVVAPGIELAGRGWDGTSGMSAWSGSSAATPVVAAGRRAHSDRGNAFLSAVDSVDYHGSSEGGARWRP, from the coding sequence ATGGATGCGCGCGCCGGCGTCGTCACGATGTCCGGCGCTGTGTCCAGACTGGCCGATGAGCTGTCGGAGCCCACGGTCGAGAGTGTGACCGCAGCTCTGCGGGCCGGTGTGCTTCTCGTCACTGCCCTCCCGAACGGCGACTCGTCGACCATCCCGGAGCTGATGACCACCAACGGCGTGGTGAACGTCGCGTCGGTCGATGCGTCGGCCCAGCCGGCGAAGAACAAGGCCGGGGGCGAAATGATCAACGATGACGTCGATGTCGTCGCGCCCGGCATCGAACTCGCAGGCCGGGGCTGGGACGGGACATCGGGCATGTCTGCCTGGTCGGGAAGCTCCGCGGCGACGCCGGTTGTCGCCGCCGGGAGAAGAGCACACTCCGATCGCGGCAACGCGTTTCTGAGCGCTGTCGACAGCGTCGACTACCATGGGTCGTCGGAGGGCGGGGCGCGTTGGCGTCCCTGA
- a CDS encoding S8 family peptidase — MAQDFSSGGPLWYVDATKISAIHDAGTTGEGVTIAVFDGGMYPEISNLQGADIEVRDLAQCPDPTAPAPTAFAALQHGTSVTSLIVGNGTSDNGSGPVGIAPDARILYYGALQTDCDVDAFPVALADAVAQGADIVSMSGGYRRLDDELSQPAAAAVADALRAGVLVVASLPNADSVWENELGDINGVVNVAAVDAMAQAAKKRDGSDMANDDVDVVAPGVDVAGLGWDGTWGMSAWSGSSAATPIVAGVLALGVQKWPDATASQLLQSLIRNTGSTPHELEWSNRFGHGIVNATRLVEEDPSQYADENPLFTDGQVPTFDEVYAPTDPSSTDGPEPDGDGAPAVLPWILVGGGAVVVAAIVIVAVSRRKSGGREDV; from the coding sequence GTGGCTCAAGACTTCTCGTCGGGAGGTCCGCTGTGGTACGTCGACGCGACGAAGATCTCCGCGATCCACGACGCAGGAACCACCGGAGAAGGTGTGACTATCGCGGTGTTCGATGGGGGGATGTACCCAGAGATCTCGAACCTGCAGGGTGCGGACATCGAAGTGCGCGATCTCGCGCAGTGCCCAGACCCGACAGCTCCTGCCCCAACGGCGTTCGCGGCGCTGCAGCACGGCACGTCGGTCACTTCATTGATCGTGGGTAACGGGACGTCGGACAACGGCTCCGGCCCGGTGGGGATCGCTCCGGATGCGAGGATCCTCTACTACGGTGCACTGCAGACCGACTGTGATGTCGATGCCTTCCCCGTTGCCCTCGCGGACGCGGTCGCGCAGGGCGCCGACATCGTGTCGATGTCGGGGGGATACCGGCGTCTGGACGACGAGCTTTCGCAGCCCGCTGCCGCCGCAGTCGCGGACGCGCTCCGAGCGGGAGTTCTGGTCGTGGCCAGCCTTCCGAACGCCGATTCCGTGTGGGAGAACGAGCTCGGCGACATCAATGGCGTCGTGAATGTGGCAGCGGTCGACGCCATGGCCCAGGCGGCCAAAAAGCGCGATGGATCTGACATGGCCAACGACGATGTCGATGTGGTCGCTCCCGGCGTCGATGTCGCGGGCCTAGGCTGGGACGGCACGTGGGGTATGTCCGCGTGGTCGGGCAGTTCCGCCGCCACCCCGATCGTCGCTGGGGTGCTCGCCCTCGGAGTGCAGAAGTGGCCCGACGCCACAGCCTCGCAGCTGCTGCAGTCGCTGATTCGCAACACCGGGTCGACTCCGCACGAGCTCGAGTGGTCGAACAGGTTCGGCCATGGGATCGTCAACGCGACTCGCCTGGTGGAGGAGGATCCATCGCAGTACGCGGACGAGAACCCGCTGTTCACAGACGGGCAGGTCCCGACGTTCGACGAGGTCTACGCACCGACGGACCCTTCATCTACTGATGGCCCGGAGCCGGATGGAGACGGAGCGCCGGCTGTGCTCCCCTGGATTCTCGTGGGCGGCGGAGCAGTCGTCGTGGCCGCGATCGTGATCGTGGCAGTAAGTCGCAGAAAGAGTGGAGGGCGCGAAGATGTATAA
- the sucC gene encoding ADP-forming succinate--CoA ligase subunit beta: MDLYEYQARDVFEKYGVPVLAGIVADTPEEVKAAAEKIGGVVVVKAQVKTGGRGKAGGVKVAKTPEEAYEAAKAILGLDIKGHVVKRVMVAQGARIAEEFYFSVLLDRANRSYLSLCSVEGGMEIEELAVERPEALARVEVNPLTGIDKAKAVEIARAANFPEDLIEKVSDVFVKLFDVYKGEDATLVEVNPLVRTEEGDIIALDGKVTLDDNASEIRHPEHEALEDKDAADPLEAKAKKSGLNYVKLDGEVGIIGNGAGLVMSTLDVVAYAGENHNGVKPANFLDIGGGASAEVMAAGLDVILGDPQVKSVFVNVFGGITACDAVANGIKGALETLGSAASKPLVVRLDGNRVDEGRAILAEYAHPLVTLASTMDEGADKAAALANA; encoded by the coding sequence GTGGATCTGTACGAGTACCAGGCACGAGACGTTTTCGAAAAGTACGGAGTGCCGGTTCTCGCCGGCATCGTCGCCGACACCCCTGAGGAGGTGAAGGCAGCCGCTGAGAAGATCGGCGGAGTCGTCGTCGTCAAGGCCCAGGTCAAGACCGGTGGTCGTGGCAAGGCCGGCGGCGTCAAGGTCGCGAAGACCCCCGAAGAGGCATACGAGGCGGCCAAAGCCATCCTCGGTCTCGACATCAAGGGCCACGTCGTCAAGCGCGTCATGGTCGCGCAGGGTGCGCGCATCGCCGAGGAGTTCTACTTCTCCGTGCTGCTCGACCGTGCCAACCGCTCCTACCTGAGCCTCTGCTCGGTCGAGGGCGGCATGGAGATCGAGGAGCTCGCGGTCGAGCGTCCCGAGGCACTCGCTCGCGTCGAGGTCAACCCGCTGACCGGCATCGACAAGGCGAAGGCCGTCGAGATCGCCCGCGCCGCCAACTTCCCCGAAGACCTCATCGAGAAGGTCTCCGACGTCTTCGTCAAGCTCTTCGACGTCTACAAGGGTGAGGACGCGACGCTCGTCGAGGTCAACCCGCTGGTCCGCACCGAAGAGGGCGACATCATCGCTCTCGACGGCAAGGTCACGCTCGACGACAACGCCTCCGAGATCCGTCACCCCGAGCATGAAGCGCTCGAAGACAAGGACGCAGCCGACCCGCTCGAGGCCAAGGCCAAGAAGAGCGGTCTGAACTACGTGAAGCTCGACGGCGAGGTCGGAATCATCGGCAACGGTGCAGGGCTCGTCATGTCGACGCTCGACGTCGTCGCCTACGCCGGTGAGAACCACAACGGCGTCAAGCCCGCCAACTTCCTCGACATCGGCGGCGGAGCGTCGGCTGAGGTCATGGCCGCAGGCCTCGACGTCATCCTCGGCGACCCGCAGGTCAAGAGCGTGTTCGTGAACGTCTTCGGCGGCATCACGGCGTGCGACGCCGTCGCGAACGGCATCAAGGGCGCTCTCGAGACCCTCGGCAGCGCAGCCTCCAAGCCGCTCGTCGTGCGCCTCGACGGCAACCGCGTCGACGAGGGTCGCGCGATCCTCGCCGAGTACGCGCACCCGCTCGTCACACTCGCCAGCACCATGGACGAGGGCGCCGACAAGGCCGCCGCACTCGCCAACGCCTGA
- the sucD gene encoding succinate--CoA ligase subunit alpha: MSIYLNKDSKVIVQGITGGEGTKHTALMLKAGTQVVGGVNARKAGTTVSHTDKDGNAVELPVFASVAEAMKETGADVSIAFVPGAFTKDAMIEAIDAEIPLLVVITEGVPVGDSAEAWAYAQSKGNTTRIIGPNCPGIITPGEALVGITPANITGKGPIGLVSKSGTLTYQMMFELRDLGFSTAIGIGGDPVIGTTHIDALAAFEADPETKAIVMIGEIGGDAEERAAEYIKAHVTKPVVGYVAGFTAPEGKTMGHAGAIVSGSAGTAQAKKEALEAAGVKVGKTPSETAALMREIVESL, from the coding sequence ATGTCGATCTACCTCAACAAGGATTCCAAGGTCATCGTCCAGGGCATCACCGGCGGCGAGGGCACCAAGCACACGGCGCTCATGCTGAAGGCCGGCACCCAGGTCGTCGGTGGCGTGAACGCCCGCAAGGCCGGCACCACGGTCTCGCACACCGACAAGGACGGCAACGCCGTCGAGCTCCCCGTCTTCGCCTCCGTGGCCGAGGCCATGAAGGAGACCGGCGCGGACGTGTCGATCGCCTTCGTGCCGGGTGCGTTCACGAAGGACGCGATGATCGAGGCCATCGATGCCGAGATCCCGCTGCTCGTCGTGATCACCGAGGGCGTCCCCGTGGGCGACTCGGCCGAGGCCTGGGCCTACGCGCAGAGCAAGGGCAACACGACCCGCATCATCGGACCGAACTGCCCCGGCATCATCACCCCTGGTGAGGCGCTCGTCGGCATCACGCCCGCGAACATCACCGGCAAGGGCCCGATCGGTCTCGTGTCGAAGTCGGGCACCCTGACCTACCAGATGATGTTCGAGCTGCGCGACCTGGGCTTCTCGACCGCCATCGGCATCGGCGGCGACCCGGTCATCGGCACGACGCACATCGACGCGCTGGCTGCGTTCGAAGCCGACCCCGAGACCAAGGCGATCGTGATGATCGGCGAGATCGGCGGCGACGCCGAAGAGCGTGCGGCCGAGTACATCAAGGCGCACGTCACCAAGCCGGTCGTCGGCTACGTCGCGGGCTTCACTGCTCCCGAGGGCAAGACCATGGGCCACGCGGGCGCCATCGTCTCCGGCTCGGCAGGCACCGCTCAGGCGAAGAAGGAGGCCCTCGAGGCCGCCGGTGTCAAGGTCGGCAAAACGCCGTCCGAGACCGCCGCTCTCATGCGTGAGATCGTCGAGTCGCTCTAA
- a CDS encoding NCS2 family permease, with protein MTTAPSPTRSTAEPTNALDRFFEISKRGSTIGTEIRGGLVTFVTMAYIVILNPIILSGSADVAGDTLDFSAVGAATALTAGVMTILFGLITRLPFGFAAGLGINAFVAFSVVGQVTWPEAMALVMINGLVIVLLAATGLRKMIFDAVPFQLKIAITVGIGLFIAFIGFVNSGFVTATGSASPPVGLGVGGSVATVPTVLFIVTLIVTGILVARKVKGGLLIGLVSGTVLAVIVEAIWHLGAAADGNAGGWGLTVPTLTGSPFGLPDLSLVGAVDFGFDFSKVSLVAIVMIVFTLVFSNFFDAMGTMTGLAKEAGLANENGDFPRIKSALVVEGVGAIVGGGTSSSSSTVFIESGAGIGEGARTGFANLITGGMFLLAMFLTPLTSIVPTEIAAAALVIVGAMMMAQIKYIDLTEFNVLLPVFLTVTVMPLTYSIANGIGAGFVSWVLIQALSGKARKISPLLWVVAAGFVVFFARGPIEALFGVA; from the coding sequence ATGACAACTGCCCCGTCCCCCACCCGCTCCACGGCCGAACCCACGAACGCCCTGGACCGCTTCTTCGAGATCAGCAAGCGCGGATCCACGATCGGCACCGAGATCCGAGGGGGTCTGGTGACGTTCGTCACGATGGCCTACATCGTGATCCTCAACCCGATCATCCTGTCCGGCTCGGCCGATGTCGCAGGCGACACCCTCGACTTCAGCGCCGTCGGCGCCGCGACCGCGCTGACCGCCGGCGTGATGACGATCCTCTTCGGTCTCATCACCCGCCTGCCCTTCGGCTTCGCAGCCGGCCTCGGCATCAACGCCTTCGTCGCGTTCTCGGTCGTCGGCCAGGTCACCTGGCCCGAGGCCATGGCGCTCGTCATGATCAACGGTCTCGTGATCGTGCTCCTCGCGGCCACCGGCCTTCGGAAGATGATCTTCGACGCTGTGCCGTTCCAGCTCAAGATCGCGATCACGGTCGGAATCGGCCTGTTCATCGCCTTCATCGGCTTCGTCAACTCGGGCTTCGTCACCGCCACCGGCAGTGCCTCCCCGCCGGTCGGCCTGGGAGTCGGCGGCTCCGTCGCGACCGTCCCGACCGTTCTCTTCATCGTCACGCTCATCGTCACCGGCATCCTGGTCGCCCGCAAGGTCAAGGGCGGGCTGCTCATCGGCCTCGTCTCGGGCACGGTGCTCGCGGTGATCGTCGAGGCGATCTGGCACCTCGGCGCCGCAGCAGACGGCAACGCCGGAGGCTGGGGCCTCACGGTCCCCACGCTCACCGGCTCGCCGTTCGGCCTGCCCGACCTGAGCCTGGTCGGCGCGGTCGACTTCGGCTTCGACTTCAGCAAGGTCAGCCTCGTCGCGATCGTGATGATCGTCTTCACCCTGGTCTTCTCGAACTTCTTCGACGCCATGGGCACCATGACCGGTCTCGCCAAAGAAGCCGGTCTCGCGAACGAGAACGGCGACTTCCCGCGCATCAAGTCGGCACTGGTCGTCGAAGGTGTCGGCGCGATCGTCGGTGGTGGTACCTCGTCGTCGTCGAGCACCGTCTTCATCGAGTCCGGAGCGGGTATCGGAGAGGGTGCGCGCACCGGCTTCGCGAACCTGATCACCGGAGGCATGTTCCTGCTCGCGATGTTCCTCACACCGCTCACGTCGATCGTGCCGACCGAGATCGCCGCCGCGGCGCTGGTGATCGTCGGAGCGATGATGATGGCGCAGATCAAGTACATCGATCTGACCGAGTTCAACGTGCTGCTGCCGGTGTTCCTGACCGTGACCGTGATGCCGTTGACCTACTCGATCGCCAACGGAATCGGCGCCGGCTTCGTCAGCTGGGTGCTCATCCAGGCGCTCTCGGGCAAGGCCAGGAAGATCAGCCCACTGCTGTGGGTGGTCGCCGCCGGTTTCGTGGTGTTCTTCGCACGAGGCCCCATCGAGGCACTGTTCGGCGTCGCCTGA
- a CDS encoding cell division protein PerM: MQRLLVALLAAFDAAIAAAVGLVVLLAPLTLLWTLSFGVTADWGALWPLTGSLWQFGHGVPLSIEVSTEVLRTTGIAPDAAAFTLSVAPLAFLIFTLLFAARSGARAARAGAWLLGTLSGSLAFAAIATGVALTSHHAAVETSVAEGILLPTSVYLVGAVCGAVRIAWEDGDGGILDRIHDVADSWGDWGPVPSAAVRGAAFAVVGVTAVSALAVAVLVAARGGEMVALFQAARVDALGAGIITLGHLAYLPTIIVWAASWLAGPGFAVGVGTAVSPAGTQLGVVPGIPVLGLLPESTSIWMLIVIILPIGAGAFAGWAVRSRLVWEGTPLGLAPRAAIAAGIGVLTAAVAAVAALLAGGSMGPGRLAEAGPGALPFALALGGEVLLGAAILLLSPRNRDELAEERTDRWVAEMTASDTVSSERDDAMVGWPDASRDHDASPDHDTAPLDGAGGFRLPKRDPGDPVG, from the coding sequence ATGCAACGCCTCCTCGTCGCGCTCCTCGCCGCCTTCGATGCCGCTATCGCTGCGGCGGTCGGTCTCGTGGTTCTGCTGGCGCCGCTCACCCTGCTCTGGACGCTCTCGTTCGGAGTCACGGCCGACTGGGGAGCCCTCTGGCCGCTCACCGGCTCACTGTGGCAGTTCGGCCACGGCGTGCCGCTGAGCATCGAGGTCTCGACCGAGGTGCTGCGCACCACAGGCATCGCGCCTGACGCCGCCGCCTTCACGCTCTCGGTGGCCCCGCTCGCGTTCCTCATCTTCACTCTGCTGTTCGCGGCTCGCTCCGGCGCCCGTGCCGCCCGTGCCGGCGCGTGGCTGCTCGGCACGCTCTCGGGGTCTCTCGCGTTCGCGGCGATCGCAACCGGCGTCGCGCTGACCTCCCATCACGCCGCGGTCGAGACGTCCGTCGCGGAGGGCATCCTGCTTCCGACCTCCGTCTATCTCGTGGGCGCCGTATGCGGGGCGGTGCGCATCGCCTGGGAAGACGGCGACGGCGGCATCCTCGACCGCATCCACGATGTCGCCGACTCGTGGGGCGACTGGGGGCCGGTGCCGAGCGCAGCGGTGCGCGGTGCGGCCTTCGCGGTGGTGGGGGTCACCGCGGTCTCGGCGCTGGCCGTCGCTGTTCTCGTCGCGGCACGAGGTGGGGAGATGGTGGCGCTGTTCCAGGCGGCTCGAGTCGATGCGCTCGGTGCCGGGATCATCACGCTCGGGCATCTCGCCTATCTGCCCACGATCATCGTCTGGGCGGCCTCCTGGCTCGCCGGCCCCGGATTCGCGGTAGGCGTCGGCACTGCTGTGTCTCCCGCGGGCACCCAGCTCGGAGTGGTCCCGGGCATTCCCGTGCTCGGCCTTCTTCCCGAGAGCACCTCGATCTGGATGCTCATCGTGATCATCCTCCCGATCGGAGCCGGAGCGTTCGCAGGATGGGCCGTCCGCTCGCGCCTCGTCTGGGAGGGCACGCCTCTCGGATTGGCTCCCAGGGCGGCGATCGCCGCGGGCATCGGCGTGCTGACCGCCGCGGTCGCCGCGGTCGCCGCCCTGCTCGCCGGAGGATCTATGGGCCCTGGGCGGCTCGCCGAAGCCGGACCTGGGGCGCTGCCTTTCGCCCTCGCTCTGGGCGGCGAGGTCCTGCTCGGCGCGGCGATCCTGCTGCTGTCGCCTCGGAACCGGGACGAGCTCGCAGAAGAGCGCACCGATCGGTGGGTCGCCGAGATGACGGCGTCCGACACCGTCTCGAGCGAGCGCGACGATGCGATGGTCGGCTGGCCCGACGCATCGCGCGACCACGACGCATCGCCCGACCACGACACCGCGCCGCTCGATGGCGCGGGGGGATTCCGGCTGCCGAAGCGCGACCCGGGGGATCCCGTCGGCTGA